TATCTAATAAAGGAAGGAAAAGTAATCCAGTTTTTATCAAATACTTATTGGAGCCTTAAAGGTAATAGGGAGAATACACATTCAGCTACGAGATCTTATGCTACTATTCCATATATTGCTCCTACCATCTTGGATATAAACGTTAAGACCAAATGTGAAAGTGATGGAATTATTATTGACCAAGTTCAAGGAGTTCATACAAGTAATTTTGATACCGGAGAGTTTTCAGTAGTTATCCCGGTAGCGTGGAATGAAAAAGAAGGCAAAGCTTATAGGGAATTGAACTTATCTGGAAATTTAAAGGAATTTATAAAAGGAATTGAAGGAAGTTGTGGAGAAAAGGAAATTTATGGTAATTTAAGGGTTTCACCAATAAAGGTAAAGGGCGTAAATATCTTATAAAAGATTTAAATTCTATCTATCAGTTAAGAAAAGTGATAAATATGTTTAAAAAAATCCTCGTAGCATATGATGGTTCTGATCACGCTGCAAGAGCGTTAGATATCGGAATAGACTTAGCAAAAAGATATGAGGCAAAGCTTGACATAGTAGAGGTTGTTGATACTGCAGCATTATTAGGTATGGGAGTTGCCCCTATACCCGGAGAAGTAATACAGCAAGTTTACAATAAGGCAAAGAGTGATATTGATAATGCAAAGTCAAAGGCTCAGACTCAGGGAGTGAAAGAAGTGGAAGGAGTTGTTCTTGAAGGAGATCCCGCTACAGCAATTCTTGAATATGCTGGTAAAAATGGTATAGATTTGATTGTCACTGGAAGCAGAGGTCTCTCAACATTTAAGAGATTAATCTTAGGAAGTGTATCAACTAAGTTAGTTCAAGAAGCAAAAGTCCCTGTTTTAGTAGTTAAGTAAATTTTTTCTTATTCTTCAATTACTCTTAATACATCTTCAATTTCAAATATTCCGCAGTCTGTTACTAGTCTTCCATAATAATCTATAAACATAGCTACGCATTCTTTCTCATAATCTTTCCCAATTAGTTTTACTTTTTTATCCTTAATCGAAAGATATCTGTTTGTCTCATCAATAACTTCTTTTTCGCTTTTCTTCTCATAGTTTTTAATTTCTTCTATTATTTTTTCTAACAGAACATCATTGTTTACTTCCCTTTTTAATTCTATAAAGAGGGAAGTTGCTTTAATCTCTGCCGGTAAATCCTTTACGTTCGTGTCTACGCCTATTCCAATAAAAACTGTTGTATTGTTTCCTTCGGTCATTCCTTCGATAAGAATCCCGGATATCTTTCTATCTTTATAAACTATATCATTTGGCCATCTTATTTGTACATCTAAAAATTCTGAGAGGACTTTTCTTACAGCTAATGCACTCTTAAGAGTTAAAAATGGTATTCTTTCTGCTTCATAATTTTTTATAACATAGGTGAACCATAATCCTCCTTTAGGTGAGTACCATTCTCTTCTATATCTTCCTCTAGCCTTAGTTTGTTCCTCAGCTAATATAATAAATTCCTTTTCATTGATCATAGAGTATATAGCTTCAGCTAGGTCTTGAGTTGATGTTACACTAGGAAACTTAAAGACTAACATACTTATACACGTCATTAATATCTTTAACAATTGAAAAGCCTGACGCTTTTCTTGCCCTGTTCATTATAGCAAATCCTATTCCTCTTTCTGGGAATCCAATCATAAGACCTAGGTCTACATTTAACTTATCTAACTCTCTAAAGGAGTCAAATAAATTCCTAGCAACCTCATATAAGTTCTCATCACTTCCTAATATTAAATGAGGCAATGAGTCATATTCCTTACTCATCTCTTTAGTTATCAATACCGCAACCTTATACTTTTTAGCAACTAAATTAACAACATTTTTAAATATACTTCTATTTTCAACTAATAACATCTTAGTATTAGGCGCATAATGCTTATACTTCATTCCAGGGGCTAAGGCTATTTCGGCTTCTCCTTTGCCTTGTGCATATTCTGGGACTATTATATCTCCAAATAATTTTTTTAGTTCTTCAAATGTAAAAGGCCCTGGTCTTAGTAAGACTGGCGGATCTACAGTAACATTAACTATTGTTGATTCAACTCCAAAAAATGTATGCCCACCATCAATAATAATATCTACTCTACCGTTAATATCGGCTATAACATCTTCTGCTTTTGTTGGACTTGGTCTTGTAGCAAGATTTGCACTGGGTGCAGCTATTGGAACACCGCTTTCTCTTATCAATTGTAAAGCTATAGGATGTGCAGGCATTCTAACTGCAACTGTGTCGAGACCGGCTGTTACTTCTTTAGGAACTTTATCAGTCTTTTTAAGAACAAATGTTAATGGCCCGGGCCAAACTGTTTGAGCTATTTCTAAGACTTTATCTGGGATATCTCTGGCTATATCATAAAGTTGTTCAAAATCTGCTATATGTACTATTAGTGGATTATCAACTGGTCTATTTTTTGCTTGAAAAATCTTTAAGCATGCATTTCCGTCATAAGCATTAGCTCCTAAACCATACACAGTTTCAGTTGGAAATGCAACAGTTCCTCCTTTCCTTATTACTTCTGCAGCTATTCTAATTTTGTCTATTTCTGGATTCAAAGGATCTATCTTTATTATCTGAGTCATAAAAAATGTTAATAACGTATTGACTTTTAAATTTAATATAGTGATGAGGAACTTCCGAGAAGTAGACTTATGATGCCTGAGGCGCTCTATACTGATTGAGACTGATTGGTGATTGGTGAGGTGATCTCTGAGTAATGATGAAGGGCTTAAAAGCCCTTCCTAAAATTTAAATCTCTATTGAAGTGTATTTACATTTTTTACCATCGTTACTCAATTTGTACAACTCTTATTAACAAAAGGATTTTAAGCAAGAGGAGAATTGTAATTAGGGATTGTAATGGGTAATGAGCTACTCTTGACTGGAAACTTACAAGAGGTCTCTAAAAAAGCTATTGAATGGTTAATTAATAGAAGACCAATAAAGAACCTAATAGATTGGGGCATTTCGTTCTCTTTGTGGCCTCCTCATTTGACGACAAGTTGTTGTGGAACAGAGTTTGGAGCTTTTGCAGCAGCTAGATTCGATTCAGAGAGGTTTGGAGTTCTGCCTTTCTCTTCAGCTAGACAAACTAACTTATTAGTGATTGAAGGTACTCTGACAAGGAAAATGGCTAGAGCAGCAAAAATAGTTTATGACCAAATGCCAGAACCAAAGTGGGTTATAGCAATGGGTGCTTGTTCTTTAGAGGGAGGGATCTTCTGGAATTCTTACAACACAGTGCTTCCTTCAGAAATAGGTATTCCAGTAGATATTTATGCACCTGGATGCCCAACAAGACCAGAAGCATTAGCTAGGGCAATAATAACATTACAAAAAAGAATAAGAGGAAATGGTCAAATGGTAAAGGCTAAGTCTGCATAATCTATATCTATTACTTTTCCTTTTACAGCTTTCTTATATTCTGGTTCTATTTTTGCTGGTAAGTCCTCTACATCAATTCCGTTCCATAACCTTAGAAATTCTTTTATACCTTCAACCAATTCTTTTCTATTTGTTCCTATCACTGGCACATCATGTAAAATTAAAATTTTATCAGGTTTTCCTTTTTTGAAACCAAGAAAACGAAGCTCAGTAGTAAGAAACTTTTCTAGTTTTTTAGCTCGTAATGATACTACTACTTCATCCTCATCAATAAGTGAAGTTAGTCCTCCATCGTCTTTAAACGAAACAGTGTACTTATATCCAGTGTAAATTTTTTTGCCATTTAATAGAAATAATTCTCTAAGTTTAATTCCATCTTCATTATAAGATATAAAAACTGGATAATCATCAGCTAGTGAAGATACAAATTTCTTAGTCAATATAACATATTTTACTTCTGGTTTTAGTATTGAAGATATATCAATTCCCTGGAGTTTCATGATTAAAAATATGTAATCAAACCTTATCTTTTTTTCATTTAATCAAACTTTAATTTGCTTAAAAGTCATGTGAACAATTTTTAATATAGAAAAAATAGCTGAATTTAATCCTTATTTTATGATTGTACTCGTAATTAGTATTTCTTTCTAATGAACATTTATGTAAAATATAATTATAAATATCTACGACAAATTAAAAAGTTTTCAACATACTAATTTTTATATAATACTAGAACTATAACACTTAAATTCTATTTCTAATATTTATAATCTAAATACGAAACATATATTATGGAGCTTGAGGAATTAACTTCAAAACTAATCCAATTTCCTACGGTAAATCCACCTGGAGAGAAATTATCTGAATGTGCTTCTTTCATAAAGGATTATTTCCTGTCATACGGCTATTCTGCAAATATAATAGAGTTTGAAAAAGGATGGCCTATCGTTATTGTAGAGAACAAAAAGAAGAGCGGAAATACAGTTATGTTAAATGGGCATTACGATGTCGTTCCTACTGGCGATAAAAACAAATGGAAATATGATCCTTTTTCAGGAAAAATACTTGAGGATAAAGTTTATGGTAGAGGAAGTACTGATATGAAAGGAGGATTAGCAGTATTTATGAAAGTTTTCGTTGATGTTGCAGATAAAATAGATTATGATTTAATTTTTGTGGCTGTTCCAGATGAAGAGAGTGGAGGGGAAAAAGGATCTAAATACTTAGCTGAAAGATACTCTCCTAACCTTGTATTAATCTCAGAACCATCTGGTTCAGATTCTATAAATATAGGCGAAAAAGGATTGCTTCAAGTAAAATTAGTAGCTAACGGTAAAGTGGCTCATGGCAGTCTTCCCTCTTTGGGAGATAATGCAATAATGAAAATTGTCAGAGATCTTATTCAACTTGAGAAAATAAAAGACATTGAGATAAAAATTCCGGAAAACTTACTTGAACCAATGATTTCAAGGATTCCCTCTGAAATAGTAAAGGATGATGTGTTAAGAATCTCATTTAACCCGGGTGTAATTAAAGG
The nucleotide sequence above comes from Sulfurisphaera javensis. Encoded proteins:
- a CDS encoding universal stress protein, giving the protein MFKKILVAYDGSDHAARALDIGIDLAKRYEAKLDIVEVVDTAALLGMGVAPIPGEVIQQVYNKAKSDIDNAKSKAQTQGVKEVEGVVLEGDPATAILEYAGKNGIDLIVTGSRGLSTFKRLILGSVSTKLVQEAKVPVLVVK
- a CDS encoding biotin--[acetyl-CoA-carboxylase] ligase — protein: MLVFKFPSVTSTQDLAEAIYSMINEKEFIILAEEQTKARGRYRREWYSPKGGLWFTYVIKNYEAERIPFLTLKSALAVRKVLSEFLDVQIRWPNDIVYKDRKISGILIEGMTEGNNTTVFIGIGVDTNVKDLPAEIKATSLFIELKREVNNDVLLEKIIEEIKNYEKKSEKEVIDETNRYLSIKDKKVKLIGKDYEKECVAMFIDYYGRLVTDCGIFEIEDVLRVIEE
- a CDS encoding L-threonylcarbamoyladenylate synthase gives rise to the protein MTQIIKIDPLNPEIDKIRIAAEVIRKGGTVAFPTETVYGLGANAYDGNACLKIFQAKNRPVDNPLIVHIADFEQLYDIARDIPDKVLEIAQTVWPGPLTFVLKKTDKVPKEVTAGLDTVAVRMPAHPIALQLIRESGVPIAAPSANLATRPSPTKAEDVIADINGRVDIIIDGGHTFFGVESTIVNVTVDPPVLLRPGPFTFEELKKLFGDIIVPEYAQGKGEAEIALAPGMKYKHYAPNTKMLLVENRSIFKNVVNLVAKKYKVAVLITKEMSKEYDSLPHLILGSDENLYEVARNLFDSFRELDKLNVDLGLMIGFPERGIGFAIMNRARKASGFSIVKDINDVYKYVSL
- a CDS encoding NADH-quinone oxidoreductase subunit B, translating into MGNELLLTGNLQEVSKKAIEWLINRRPIKNLIDWGISFSLWPPHLTTSCCGTEFGAFAAARFDSERFGVLPFSSARQTNLLVIEGTLTRKMARAAKIVYDQMPEPKWVIAMGACSLEGGIFWNSYNTVLPSEIGIPVDIYAPGCPTRPEALARAIITLQKRIRGNGQMVKAKSA
- a CDS encoding M20 family metallopeptidase; protein product: MELEELTSKLIQFPTVNPPGEKLSECASFIKDYFLSYGYSANIIEFEKGWPIVIVENKKKSGNTVMLNGHYDVVPTGDKNKWKYDPFSGKILEDKVYGRGSTDMKGGLAVFMKVFVDVADKIDYDLIFVAVPDEESGGEKGSKYLAERYSPNLVLISEPSGSDSINIGEKGLLQVKLVANGKVAHGSLPSLGDNAIMKIVRDLIQLEKIKDIEIKIPENLLEPMISRIPSEIVKDDVLRISFNPGVIKGGVKVNVVPDYAEVEVDMRIPPGITSSEALKLVKSLIKYSSVIPIDISEPNYTSPDNEFIIKLENIIKEELKISPKKYIITGATDGRYFRYKGIPTIIYGPGELGLAHSYDEFITFKELRNSYAVIKRYLLTLF